One genomic segment of Arachis duranensis cultivar V14167 chromosome 4, aradu.V14167.gnm2.J7QH, whole genome shotgun sequence includes these proteins:
- the LOC107484094 gene encoding protein MOS2-like yields MKLSFSIPSKSSSSSKPIKLDDSSKNGAAPSKHFVTEFDPSKPPTEQTATVIPPIQNEWRPTKKMKNLELPVTDPNADHQSLEFENDSNAADAELGTDMSYGLNLRQDAEKNGKTGKLADDEDDRVPRQRPEMALLQKFKDDLKRLPDHQGLEEFNDVPVEGFGKALLAGYGWSEGMGIGRNAKEDVKVVEYKRRTAKEGLGFVGDDRSSVRSQKKKSREDNGSNDAGFVNEKKIVRIIGGKDAGLKGIVVRRIGEDWIVLKVSRSGEEVESRVSVDDVAELGSAEEETCLRKLKELRIRHKGEDDKTSRHKRERERGRVEKTTRAEANGGDQQRGRKQVSWLTSHIRVRVISQNIKGGRLYLKKAQVLDVVGPLTCDISMDESKEIVQGVSQDMLETALPRRGGPVLVLSGKYKGAFGSLLERDLTREVGVVRDADTHQLLNVKLEQIAEYIGDPSLLGH; encoded by the coding sequence ATGAAGCTCTCCTTCTCGATCCCCTCGAagtcctcttcctcctctaaaCCCATCAAACTCGACGACTCCTCCAAAAACGGCGCGGCACCCTCCAAGCACTTCGTCACCGAATTCGACCCTTCCAAACCGCCAACCGAACAAACCGCCACCGTTATACCCCCGATCCAGAACGAATGGCGCCCCACCAAGAAGATGAAGAACCTCGAGCTTCCCGTCACTGACCCCAACGCTGACCATCAATCCCTCGAATTCGAGAACGATTCCAATGCCGCGGATGCAGAACTCGGCACAGACATGTCCTACGGTCTCAACCTGCGCCAAGACGCCGAGAAAAATGGCAAAACCGGTAAACTCGCTGATGATGAGGATGATAGGGTTCCGCGTCAACGGCCGGAGATGGCGTTACTGCAGAAGTTTAAGGACGACTTGAAGCGGCTGCCTGATCACCAGGGGCTCGAGGAGTTCAATGATGTACCTGTTGAGGGTTTCGGCAAGGCCTTGCTGGCCGGATATGGGTGGTCAGAAGGAATGGGAATAGGGAGGAATGCCAAGGAGGACGTTAAGGTTGTGGAGTACAAGAGGAGGACTGCCAAGGAAGGGTTAGGATTTGTTGGCGATGATCGCAGTTCTGTTCGGAGCCAGAAGAAGAAAAGCAGGGAAGACAATGGGAGCAATGATGCAGGTTTTGTTAATGAGAAGAAGATTGTGAGGATTATTGGGGGAAAAGATGCTGGATTGAAGGGTATTGTTGTGAGGAGAATTGGGGAGGATTGGATTGTTTTGAAGGTTTCAAGGAGTGGGGAGGAAGTGGAGTCTAGAGTGAGTGTGGATGATGTTGCTGAACTGGGATCTGCTGAGGAAGAGACGTGCTTGAGGAAATTGAAGGAGCTGAGGATTCGGCACAAGGGTGAAGATGACAAGACTTCAAGGCATAAGCGTGAGAGAGAGCGAGGCCGGGTTGAGAAGACAACTCGAGCGGAAGCTAATGGGGGTGATCAGCAGCGGGGTAGGAAACAGGTTTCTTGGCTCACAAGTCACATTAGAGTTAGGGTTATTAGCCAGAACATTAAAGGAGGGCGGTTGTATTTGAAAAAAGCACAGGTTTTGGATGTTGTTGGGCCTTTGACTTGTGATATATCTATGGATGAGAGCAAAGAGATTGTTCAAGGAGTGTCCCAAGATATGCTGGAGACCGCGCTTCCTCGACGTGGGGGACCAGTTCTTGTGCTATCTGGTAAATATAAGGGCGCCTTTGGGAGCCTGCTTGAGAGGGATTTGACTCGGGAAGTTGGTGTTGTTCGGGATGCTGATACTCATCAGCTGCTCAATGTGAAGCTTGAACAGATTGCAGAGTATATAGGGGATCCTAGCTTATTAGGGCATTGA